Proteins found in one Bacteroidales bacterium genomic segment:
- a CDS encoding sugar phosphate nucleotidyltransferase has product MHTTLLILAAGMGSRYGGMKQVDAFGPGGETITDYSIYDALHGGFEHFVFVISPKMEEDFKTNYLRKFPAHLKIDYVIQSLDNLPGGYRLPEGREKPWGTAHAVLMAKDVIREPFAVVNADDYYGRKSYKIMNHFLKQTSLEAPGNYCMVGFELQKTVSEHGSVARGVCQVNEKGYLTALVERTKIFLKDGGIVFEEEDGTLHQLDPMDTVSMNLFGFTPDFFPHIEEQFRGFLNKNADNPKAELYIPYVVDHLIAAGKAKMSVLQTPESWFGVTYQEDKPTVLKAIRDLVDAGVYPESLWG; this is encoded by the coding sequence ATGCATACGACACTTTTAATTCTGGCAGCAGGAATGGGCAGCCGTTACGGAGGGATGAAACAGGTGGACGCATTCGGACCAGGAGGTGAAACTATTACCGACTATTCCATTTATGATGCCCTTCATGGCGGATTTGAACATTTCGTTTTTGTGATCTCGCCAAAAATGGAGGAAGATTTTAAAACGAATTACCTCCGGAAATTTCCTGCTCATCTGAAAATTGATTATGTGATCCAGTCGCTGGATAATCTTCCCGGGGGATACAGATTGCCTGAAGGTCGCGAGAAACCCTGGGGTACCGCCCATGCTGTTCTGATGGCGAAAGATGTGATCAGGGAGCCTTTTGCAGTGGTCAACGCGGATGACTATTATGGCAGGAAATCCTACAAGATCATGAATCATTTTCTCAAGCAGACTTCCTTGGAGGCACCGGGCAATTATTGCATGGTTGGATTTGAACTTCAAAAGACAGTTTCAGAACACGGATCCGTAGCCCGGGGAGTTTGCCAGGTAAACGAAAAAGGATATTTGACCGCGCTGGTGGAACGAACCAAAATTTTCCTGAAAGATGGAGGGATCGTATTTGAAGAGGAGGATGGGACCCTGCACCAGCTCGATCCCATGGACACCGTATCCATGAACCTCTTTGGGTTTACACCCGATTTTTTTCCGCATATCGAAGAGCAGTTCAGGGGATTTCTGAATAAAAATGCCGATAATCCGAAGGCTGAACTTTATATTCCTTATGTGGTGGACCATCTGATTGCTGCCGGAAAGGCAAAGATGTCAGTGCTGCAAACCCCGGAATCCTGGTTCGGGGTGACCTACCAGGAGGACAAACCCACTGTACTGAAGGCGATCCGGGATCTGGTGGATGCCGGTGTGTATCCCGAATCTCTCTGGGGTTAA
- a CDS encoding ROK family protein, protein MSKLYIGVDIGGTSIVAARFSENELLERTEVTTGADRPAPEIMDSLYKAIEAVISDEVIGIGIGMPGFMNVETGEILQINNIPSFNGFAIKPRVEERFNLPAFQNNDANCFALGETYYGAGKKYNNLVGVTLGTGLGGGIILNRKIHTGLMGGAGELGCVPFHGGISEDICSAALFKNKYKTTGIELYNKARAGDRDSRAVFDELAHNIGELLRIVMYVLAPEAFVIGGSVANSWDLLEKPLREEVDKFLVPMISSKVDLVKAQLDNAGLYGAAALCISQMD, encoded by the coding sequence ATGAGTAAGTTATATATAGGAGTAGATATTGGAGGCACCTCTATCGTAGCGGCCAGGTTTTCGGAAAATGAATTGCTTGAACGCACGGAAGTTACTACAGGTGCGGACCGTCCTGCCCCGGAAATCATGGATTCACTTTATAAGGCCATCGAGGCTGTGATAAGCGATGAAGTGATTGGAATCGGCATCGGAATGCCCGGATTTATGAATGTGGAAACCGGTGAGATCCTTCAGATCAATAACATCCCCTCCTTTAACGGTTTTGCCATAAAACCCAGGGTGGAGGAAAGATTCAATCTTCCCGCTTTCCAGAACAATGATGCCAATTGCTTTGCCCTGGGGGAAACCTATTACGGTGCCGGAAAGAAATACAACAACCTGGTGGGGGTTACCCTGGGAACCGGACTGGGAGGAGGCATCATTCTCAACCGGAAGATCCATACCGGTCTGATGGGCGGGGCCGGCGAACTGGGTTGTGTTCCCTTCCACGGAGGGATCTCGGAGGATATTTGCAGCGCCGCTCTGTTTAAAAACAAGTATAAAACCACCGGAATTGAGCTATACAATAAAGCCAGGGCGGGCGACCGGGATTCCCGGGCCGTGTTTGACGAACTGGCACATAACATCGGAGAGCTCCTTCGTATTGTGATGTATGTCCTGGCTCCCGAAGCATTCGTGATTGGAGGTTCCGTGGCTAATTCCTGGGACCTGCTGGAAAAACCCCTGCGTGAGGAAGTGGACAAATTCCTGGTACCGATGATCAGCAGCAAGGTAGATCTGGTTAAAGCCCAGCTCGATAATGCAGGACTCTACGGTGCAGCAGCCCTTTGCATCTCACAGATGGACTAA
- a CDS encoding aminoglycoside phosphotransferase family protein codes for MIVETIAARFATEGSIAKVQAHGGGHINDTYRLVNRVDAAPDYLLQRVNHQVFKDVPLLMQNMVLVTDHVAARIRKDFPDEVERRSLTIVPTTDGRSFFKDPEGNFWRVLRFIDNHLVFDSTTDPDIAYQGAHTFGAFTSMLNDLPAEKVGTVIPDFHNMKWRLTQLKESIRRDAAGRLKVVTEEIAYVESRAKMMLTIHELGKKGAIPLRVTHNDTKISNVLFDEERKGLCVIDLDTIQPGYVTSDFGDGIRTLTNTGEEDDENLDRVTMDLDLFEAFASGFLDSTREILLETEKDALLYAGLLFPYMQAVRFLIDYLDGDSYYKVRHPEHNLVRTRAQLKLTRDGEDKMDKLREIIRKLS; via the coding sequence ATGATAGTTGAAACAATTGCTGCCCGGTTTGCCACGGAGGGAAGCATAGCTAAAGTCCAGGCACATGGGGGCGGACATATCAATGACACTTACCGGCTGGTGAACAGGGTGGATGCTGCGCCGGATTATCTCCTTCAGAGAGTCAATCACCAGGTATTCAAAGATGTGCCGCTACTGATGCAAAACATGGTGCTGGTAACGGATCACGTAGCGGCCAGGATCCGGAAAGACTTCCCGGATGAGGTGGAGAGGCGCTCCCTGACTATCGTACCCACCACCGATGGCCGTTCCTTTTTTAAGGACCCGGAAGGAAATTTCTGGAGGGTGCTCCGTTTTATCGATAATCACCTGGTTTTTGACAGCACCACCGATCCGGATATTGCCTACCAGGGGGCACATACCTTTGGCGCATTCACAAGCATGCTGAACGATCTCCCGGCTGAAAAGGTGGGAACCGTAATCCCCGATTTCCATAACATGAAGTGGAGGCTCACCCAGCTGAAAGAGAGTATCCGCAGGGATGCTGCCGGACGACTGAAGGTGGTGACCGAAGAGATTGCTTATGTGGAATCGCGTGCAAAAATGATGCTGACCATTCATGAACTCGGGAAGAAAGGAGCCATCCCTCTCCGGGTTACGCACAATGATACCAAGATCAGTAATGTCCTCTTCGACGAGGAACGGAAAGGACTCTGCGTCATCGACCTGGACACCATTCAACCGGGTTACGTGACTTCCGACTTCGGAGACGGGATCCGTACCCTGACCAATACGGGAGAGGAAGATGATGAAAACCTGGACAGGGTGACCATGGACCTGGATCTCTTTGAGGCATTTGCTTCAGGCTTCCTGGATTCGACCCGGGAAATCCTGCTGGAGACTGAGAAAGACGCCCTGCTCTATGCCGGACTGCTCTTTCCCTATATGCAGGCGGTCCGCTTCCTGATCGATTACCTCGATGGAGACAGCTATTACAAAGTCAGACACCCGGAACACAACCTGGTCAGGACCAGGGCCCAGCTCAAACTGACCAGGGACGGGGAAGATAAAATGGATAAGCTCAGGGAAATAATCAGGAAACTATCCTGA
- a CDS encoding Gfo/Idh/MocA family oxidoreductase has protein sequence MQRRDFIRTGALAGAAAALPLSLFGRTTTEKARIGFIGTGLRGRNHLNNLLMRDDVLIPAICDLDPDALEKAQELIKKQGFPRAETYSGDPFAYQDLLQRSDLDGVIISTPWLWHTRMSVDAMRAGKYAGVEVSAANTLEECWDLVNTYEQTGVPVMILENVCYRRDVMAVMQMVREGLFGELLHARCGYQHDLRGVKFNDGLSAYGPGVEFGEKGISESAWRTVHSLYRNGDVYPTHGVGPIANMFNINRGNRFGTLTSSASKAVGLNRYIVKHPKGGPHHPNASLKWKQGDVITTTLETTNGETIIVTHDCNSPRPYSLGFRVQGSAGLTEFDYHTKRIYVEDVSPAHSWEEMDAYLEKYDHPLWKKHGAYAEGSGHGGMDFFVDHAFVEIVKRRLEAPMDAYDAAVWSAITPLSELSIENNGDPQDFPDFTRGRWMNRKPVFALGDDF, from the coding sequence ATGCAAAGACGCGATTTTATCAGGACGGGGGCTCTTGCGGGAGCCGCCGCTGCCCTGCCATTGTCCCTGTTCGGGAGGACCACCACTGAAAAGGCCCGCATCGGCTTTATCGGAACCGGATTGCGGGGCAGGAACCATCTGAATAACCTGCTGATGAGGGATGACGTGCTTATTCCTGCCATTTGCGATCTGGACCCGGATGCACTTGAAAAAGCTCAGGAACTCATTAAGAAGCAGGGTTTCCCCAGGGCGGAAACCTACAGCGGTGATCCTTTTGCCTACCAGGATTTGCTGCAGCGAAGCGATCTCGACGGGGTCATTATCTCCACTCCCTGGCTCTGGCATACCCGTATGTCGGTCGATGCCATGCGTGCCGGTAAATATGCGGGTGTCGAGGTCTCCGCTGCCAATACCCTGGAAGAGTGCTGGGACCTGGTGAATACCTACGAGCAGACCGGTGTACCGGTGATGATCCTTGAAAATGTTTGTTACCGCAGAGACGTGATGGCTGTTATGCAGATGGTTCGTGAAGGCCTTTTCGGAGAGTTGCTTCACGCCCGCTGCGGTTATCAGCACGATCTCAGGGGAGTCAAGTTTAACGATGGCCTCTCTGCCTACGGACCGGGAGTGGAGTTTGGAGAGAAAGGAATCTCCGAATCTGCCTGGCGCACCGTGCATTCCCTGTACCGGAATGGCGATGTTTATCCCACCCATGGAGTAGGGCCCATTGCAAATATGTTTAATATCAACCGCGGAAACAGGTTTGGGACGCTTACCTCCAGTGCCAGCAAAGCAGTGGGCCTGAACAGATATATTGTAAAGCATCCGAAGGGAGGGCCGCACCATCCCAATGCAAGCCTGAAATGGAAGCAGGGCGATGTGATCACCACCACCCTGGAGACCACCAACGGGGAGACCATAATCGTGACTCATGATTGTAATTCGCCACGACCCTATTCCCTTGGTTTCAGGGTGCAGGGTTCGGCCGGTCTGACCGAATTTGACTACCACACCAAACGGATTTATGTAGAAGATGTAAGTCCCGCTCACAGCTGGGAGGAAATGGATGCCTATCTGGAGAAATACGACCATCCGCTCTGGAAGAAACATGGAGCCTATGCCGAAGGAAGCGGACATGGCGGTATGGATTTTTTCGTGGACCATGCTTTCGTGGAGATCGTGAAAAGGAGGCTGGAGGCTCCCATGGATGCCTATGATGCAGCTGTCTGGAGTGCCATTACCCCTCTGTCGGAGCTTTCCATCGAAAACAACGGGGATCCCCAGGATTTCCCCGACTTCACCCGCGGCCGCTGGATGAACAGGAAGCCGGTCTTTGCGCTGGGAGACGATTTTTAG
- the gluP gene encoding glucose/galactose MFS transporter has product MSNSSKIKVGPVGPLMIVGVIFFMIGFGVGISGFLTPALRSAFDLTTGQSYLVTAAIFSAFLIFGRPTGWVIKKIGYRRAMMFAFFIMAIGMWLFVPSSKSVSFPLFLVALFVGGIGNTLLQGAVNPYITILGPEDTAAVRMSLMGIMNKLAWWMAPLFLGLFIDLAKVDVDDIILPFYIVTGIMIILGIFVYFAPLPEVKAVGEDDEEAAESSYAAGKTSVLQFPHLVLGVFALFVYVGIETLPMASIIDFARATFGDAPNLEGYSKFVTLGLVAGYIFGVIAIPRFISQQKALISFAILGVISSILVIYMPARFAFFALLLASFSNSLMWPAIWPLAMKDLGKFTKAGASLLVTAIVGGAVVPLIFGLIVDAVKTTEEVLVGDYQTAYWVMVPCYIFILYFAISGHKIRTKS; this is encoded by the coding sequence ATGAGCAACTCGAGCAAAATTAAAGTTGGCCCGGTCGGTCCCTTAATGATTGTCGGCGTCATATTTTTTATGATTGGTTTTGGCGTGGGAATCAGCGGATTCCTTACCCCGGCGCTTCGATCGGCATTCGATCTGACCACCGGGCAATCGTACCTGGTCACAGCAGCCATTTTTTCTGCATTCCTGATCTTCGGCCGCCCAACCGGATGGGTAATTAAGAAGATCGGATACCGGAGAGCCATGATGTTCGCCTTCTTTATCATGGCGATCGGCATGTGGCTGTTTGTCCCATCCTCCAAATCGGTCAGCTTCCCGCTGTTCCTGGTTGCTCTTTTCGTAGGAGGTATAGGAAACACCCTGCTGCAGGGTGCTGTCAATCCCTATATCACCATCCTGGGACCTGAAGACACGGCTGCCGTCCGCATGAGCCTGATGGGGATTATGAACAAACTGGCCTGGTGGATGGCACCCCTGTTCCTGGGCTTGTTTATCGACCTGGCCAAAGTGGATGTGGACGATATCATCCTGCCCTTCTATATTGTCACCGGGATCATGATTATCCTTGGCATCTTCGTTTACTTTGCCCCCCTTCCCGAAGTGAAAGCCGTGGGAGAAGATGATGAGGAAGCCGCTGAATCATCTTATGCGGCCGGAAAAACAAGTGTTCTGCAATTCCCCCACCTCGTGCTGGGTGTCTTTGCCCTTTTTGTATATGTGGGAATCGAAACCCTGCCCATGGCCTCCATCATCGATTTTGCCCGGGCAACCTTTGGGGATGCTCCTAACCTGGAAGGGTATTCAAAATTTGTGACCCTGGGCCTGGTCGCCGGTTATATTTTCGGGGTAATAGCCATCCCCAGGTTCATCTCCCAGCAAAAAGCCCTGATCTCATTCGCTATACTGGGCGTAATTTCCTCTATATTAGTTATATATATGCCAGCACGATTCGCCTTTTTTGCCTTGCTGCTTGCCAGCTTTTCCAATTCACTGATGTGGCCAGCCATCTGGCCCCTTGCCATGAAGGATCTTGGAAAATTCACCAAGGCCGGAGCCTCCCTGCTTGTAACTGCCATCGTGGGCGGTGCAGTTGTTCCGCTTATTTTCGGTTTGATTGTAGATGCGGTTAAGACTACCGAGGAGGTTCTTGTGGGAGACTACCAGACCGCTTACTGGGTGATGGTACCCTGTTATATATTTATTCTCTACTTTGCCATATCAGGACATAAAATCAGGACTAAATCATGA